A genomic stretch from Streptomyces sp. QL37 includes:
- a CDS encoding 2-oxo-4-hydroxy-4-carboxy-5-ureidoimidazoline decarboxylase, with amino-acid sequence MEAPVPEPVSVSRRPSAHSSGLGRFNAWPRGLAEAALLECCGSHRWAQRLAAHRPYPDLETLLAASDEAGYDLAPADLAEALAEESAPCLHHDAPRAAHLALRAAHAAYESRFGHAFVICLDGLRPSQHVDQVLAAMRTRLTHEPDEERSLTAEEMRRLARGRIIELVTEAGLAPDPFPPVAYDPR; translated from the coding sequence GTGGAGGCCCCTGTTCCGGAACCAGTGTCCGTGAGCCGGCGCCCCAGTGCCCACTCGAGTGGCCTCGGCCGCTTCAACGCCTGGCCCCGGGGCCTGGCCGAGGCCGCCCTGCTGGAGTGCTGCGGGAGCCACCGCTGGGCCCAGCGGCTGGCCGCCCACCGCCCCTATCCGGACCTGGAGACGCTGCTGGCCGCCTCCGACGAGGCGGGATACGACCTCGCGCCCGCCGATCTCGCCGAGGCGCTCGCCGAGGAGAGCGCCCCCTGCCTGCACCACGACGCGCCCCGGGCCGCCCACCTGGCGCTGCGCGCCGCGCACGCGGCGTACGAGAGCCGGTTCGGCCACGCCTTCGTGATCTGCCTCGACGGCCTGCGCCCCTCCCAGCACGTCGACCAGGTGCTGGCCGCCATGCGCACCCGGCTGACGCACGAACCGGACGAGGAGCGCTCCCTGACCGCGGAGGAGATGCGACGACTCGCCCGGGGCCGCATCATCGAGCTGGTGACCGAGGCGGGTCTGGCGCCCGACCCGTTCCCCCCGGTGGCATATGACCCGCGGTAG